Proteins co-encoded in one Brassica oleracea var. oleracea cultivar TO1000 chromosome C4, BOL, whole genome shotgun sequence genomic window:
- the LOC106340008 gene encoding putative G-type lectin S-receptor-like serine/threonine-protein kinase At1g61610: MAESNRDLTLVTTLLILLQLCRMVSCTTITRNLTIRDGDSLISVGEIFELGFVSPKNSTLRYVGIWYKNIDPRTIVWVANRETPLSDHNGALKIADDGNLVVVNGQNNTVWSTNVHPKLNNTVAGLLETGDLVLYSDSDRDTKYWESFNNPTDTFLPGMRVRVNPSMGENRAFVPWKSETDPSPGRYSMGIDPLGAIEIVIWEGETRKWRSGPWNSAIFTGVPDMFRVTNYIHGFKLSSPPDPDGSVFFTYVPSNKDDLLRFRIRFDGIVEQLIWNRDARNWTSLQVKPSKECEKYNRCGNYSVCNDSKDFDSGKCSCIYGFEPAYRNQWNKGNFSGGCKRRVSLNCSQSRFAKKVDGFRVLKGMKVPDFGSVVSVNNSETCKDVCLRDCSCNAYEVVPGIGCMIWTRDLVDMEHFEYGGNNVNIRLAASEIGGKKEIWIIVFSIVGAFMLGLCCLCIWVLWKFRKRVKDILWNKEDNALLDIRENRDYSVKSLSSLNEVLMGDQVDTPDLPTFSFHSVASATGGFSEENKLGQGGFGTVYKGNFSEGREMAVKRLSGKSMQGLDEFKNEILLIAKLQHRNLVRLLGCCIENNEKILIYEYMPNNSLDRFLFDESKRMSLEWRKRWDIIGGIARGLLYLHRDSRLKIIHRDLKASNILLDKEMKPKISDFGMARIFNYRQDQANTIRVVGTYGYMAPEYAMEGMFSEKSDVYSFGVLILEIVSGSKNVSFRGSEHRSLIGYAWNLWSQGKTKELIDPTIKEIRDVNEAIRCIHVGMLCTQDSVIHRPNMGSVLLMLESQTSHLPRPRQPTFHSFLNFGEIVEGKEVATVNDITLTTVVGR, encoded by the exons ATGGCAGAATCTAACAGAGATCTTACTTTGGTCACGACCCTTTTGATTTTGCTTCAACTATGCAGGATGGTATCTTGCACCACAATCACCAGAAACCTCACGATACGAGACGGAGACTCACTGATCAGCGTGGGCGAAATTTTCGAGCTTGGATTCGTCAGCCCCAAAAATTCAACTTTAAGGTATGTCGGAATCTGGTACAAGAACATAGATCCTCGAACAATTGTCTGGGTAGCTAATCGAGAAACACCTTTGTCTGATCACAACGGAGCTCTGAAGATTGCTGACGACGGGAACTTGGTGGTCGTCAACGGTCAAAACAACACCGTTTGGTCCACAAACGTGCACCCCAAGTTGAACAATACTGTTGCTGGTCTGTTGGAAACAGGGGATCTGGTTTTGTATTCAGATTCAGACAGGGACACTAAGTACTGGGAGAGCTTTAACAATCCAACTGATACTTTCTTGCCGGGTATGAGGGTTAGGGTAAATCCTTCAATGGGAGAGAATCGCGCTTTCGTCCCGTGGAAATCCGAAACTGATCCTTCACCAGGAAGATATTCAATGGGGATTGATCCCTTGGGGGCAATAGAAATTGTGATTTGGGAAGGGGAAACGAGAAAATGGCGAAGCGGGCCGTGGAACTCAGCTATCTTTACCGGTGTACCAGATATGTTCCGTGTCACAAACTATATTCACGGGTTTAAGCTCTCTTCTCCTCCTGATCCAGATGGTAGCGTGTTCTTCACGTATGTTCCATCGAATAAGGACGACTTGTTGAGGTTTCGGATCCGATTTGATGGCATTGTAGAGCAGTTGATATGGAATAGGGATGCCAGGAACTGGACTTCACTTCAAGTGAAACCGAGCAAGGAATGCGAGAAGTATAACCGTTGCGGTAATTACAGCGTATGTAATGATAGTAAAGACTTTGATTCTGGTAAATGTAGTTGCATTTATGGGTTTGAGCCGGCTTATCGAAATCAATGGAACAAGGGAAATTTCTCGGGTGGCTGCAAAAGAAGAGTTTCACTGAACTGTAGCCAGAGTCGGTTTGCAAAGAAAGTAGACGGGTTTAGGGTACTTAAGGGTATGAAGGTGCCTGATTTTGGATCAGTTGTTTCAGTTAACAACTCAGAGACTTGTAAGGATGTATGCCTGAGGGATTGCTCGTGCAATGCTTATGAGGTCGTACCAGGGATCGGATGCATGATTTGGACTCGAGATTTGGTCGATATGGAGCATTTTGAGTACGGTGGAAACAACGTCAATATCCGGCTAGCTGCATCTGAAATAG GAGGCAAGAAGGAAATTTGGATTATTGTTTTTAGTATTGTAGGTGCATTCATGCTCGGGTTATGCTGCTTATGCATTTGGGTCTTATGGAAGTTCAGGAAAAGAGTTAAAG ATATCTTGTGGAATAAGGAAGATAATGCACTTTTGGATATCAGAGAGAACAGAGATTACTCAGTTAAGTCTTTAAGCTCGCTGAACGAAGTTCTAATGGGGGATCAAGTTGACACACCCGATTTGCCAACTTTCAGTTTCCACAGCGTAGCTTCGGCAACAGGAGGTTTCTCTGAAGAAAACAAGCTTGGACAAGGTGGATTTGGTACTGTATATAAG GGAAACTTTTCAGAAGGAAGAGAGATGGCAGTGAAAAGGCTATCAGGCAAATCTATGCAAGGACTAGATGAATTCAAGAACGAGATCTTACTAATCGCGAAACTCCAGCATCGGAATCTCGTAAGATTACTTGGATGTTGCATTGAAAACAACGAGAAAATACTTATCTATGAATACATGCCAAATAATAGCTTGGACCGTTTCCTTTTTG ATGAGAGTAAACGGATGAGTTTAGAGTGGAGAAAACGATGGGATATCATTGGAGGAATTGCAAGAGGATTGCTTTACTTGCATAGAGACTCAAGACTAAAGATCATTCACCGTGACCTAAAAGCTAGCAATATCTTGCTGGACAAGGAAATGAAACCTAAGATCTCGGATTTCGGTATGGCTAGGATCTTCAACTACCGACAAGATCAGGCCAATACGATACGAGTTGTCGGCACATA TGGTTATATGGCTCCAGAGTATGCAATGGAAGGGATGTTCTCAGAGAAATCTGATGTGTACAGCTTTGGAGTGTTGATACTGGAGATTGTAAGTGGAAGCAAGAACGTTAGCTTTCGAGGGTCTGAACATAGAAGTCTCATTGGTTAT GCGTGGAATTTATGGAGCCAAGGGAAGACCAAAGAGCTAATAGATCCAACGATAAAGGAGATTCGAGACGTAAATGAAGCAATAAGATGCATCCATGTGGGGATGTTGTGTACACAAGACTCGGTTATTCACAGACCAAACATGGGTTCGGTTTTGTTGATGTTGGAGAGTCAAACCAGTCACCTTCCACGACCAAGACAGCCTACCTTCCACTCTTTCTTGAACTTCGGCGAGATCGTCGAAGGTAAGGAAGTTGCCACGGTCAACGATATTACTTTGACCACTGTTGTTGGAAGATGA